The Kiritimatiellia bacterium genome contains a region encoding:
- a CDS encoding hydrogenase, whose protein sequence is MTENIMAVLILINLALTASSRLGGCINLVAVQGIAIGLLPLFAQEGLTLRGFLLAAFVVILKGIVFPRLLINTVRDAAVRREVEPFVGYGFSLMIGTALTVIAFWLGTKLPLSLSPSGMSLVLPGAIGTIFTGLFMIVSRRKAVTQVLGYLVMENGIAAFGLAVVSEIPLLIELGILLDTFVAIFVMAIMIYHISREFEHIDVDQLSALKG, encoded by the coding sequence ATGACCGAAAACATTATGGCGGTGCTCATCCTGATCAACCTCGCCCTGACGGCGAGCAGCCGTCTGGGGGGCTGCATAAATCTGGTTGCCGTGCAAGGCATCGCGATCGGACTTCTGCCTCTCTTTGCCCAGGAAGGATTGACTTTGCGGGGATTCCTGCTGGCCGCCTTTGTGGTCATTCTGAAAGGCATTGTTTTCCCGCGCCTTCTGATCAATACCGTTCGCGACGCCGCCGTCCGGCGGGAGGTGGAGCCGTTTGTGGGCTATGGATTTTCGCTCATGATCGGCACCGCCCTGACCGTAATTGCCTTCTGGCTGGGAACCAAACTGCCCCTTTCTTTGTCCCCAAGCGGCATGAGCCTTGTCCTGCCCGGCGCAATCGGGACAATTTTCACCGGACTTTTCATGATTGTAAGCCGCCGAAAAGCGGTAACGCAGGTCCTGGGGTACCTGGTAATGGAAAACGGAATTGCCGCCTTCGGATTGGCGGTTGTTTCGGAAATACCCCTTTTGATAGAACTCGGCATACTCCTGGACACTTTCGTGGCGATATTTGTCATGGCGATCATGATTTATCATATCAGCCGCGAGTTTGAGCATATTGACGTTGATCAATTGAGCGCCTTGAAAGGCTGA
- a CDS encoding PTS sugar transporter subunit IIA → MQLTINDVARFLNISEKTLYRMIRHGEIPARKVHDQYRFNRTELLEWAIKHHKAISREFVKNDEKAASAARMPLLSEALKSGGVFYGLEGTDKKSALRSLVAALRLPHGADRELLLKMLLAREEMASTSIGEGIAVPHARNPLVLQVAEPQVTIGFLQTPVDFQALDGKPVFALFSIITPAVRMHLHFLSRLAFALQDNGFRELIMRQAESAQIICGLARVEASFAPATGKT, encoded by the coding sequence ATGCAGCTTACAATCAACGACGTTGCGCGGTTTCTAAATATCTCCGAAAAAACGCTTTACCGGATGATACGGCACGGCGAAATTCCGGCCCGCAAGGTCCATGACCAATACCGTTTCAACCGGACCGAATTGCTGGAATGGGCCATTAAGCATCATAAGGCCATTTCCCGTGAATTTGTCAAAAACGACGAAAAAGCGGCATCCGCCGCGCGCATGCCCCTGCTTTCGGAAGCCCTGAAATCAGGCGGTGTTTTTTACGGTTTGGAAGGGACGGATAAAAAATCCGCCTTGCGCTCGCTGGTCGCCGCCCTGCGGCTGCCCCATGGCGCCGACCGCGAACTGCTTCTTAAAATGCTCCTGGCGCGCGAGGAAATGGCCTCCACGTCCATCGGGGAAGGAATCGCCGTGCCGCACGCGCGCAATCCGCTCGTCTTGCAAGTCGCGGAGCCGCAGGTTACCATCGGCTTTCTGCAGACTCCGGTTGATTTTCAGGCGCTTGACGGCAAACCGGTTTTCGCGTTGTTTTCCATAATCACGCCCGCGGTCCGGATGCATCTGCATTTCCTCTCGCGCCTGGCGTTCGCCCTTCAGGACAATGGCTTCCGCGAGCTTATCATGCGGCAGGCCGAGAGCGCTCAAATCATATGCGGCCTGGCCAGGGTGGAAGCATCCTTCGCGCCGGCCACAGGCAAAACATGA
- a CDS encoding NADH-quinone oxidoreductase subunit H, which translates to MKLESVCGYVLALIAAPILLGVINRVKAFFAGRRGPPVLQAYHDLFKLLRKSAVYSGATGYVFKAGPLVGLAAVMLALTFMPFGGIGSIFSFNGDFLLVAYLLGVMRFGTVLAALDTGSSFEGMGASREVQFAALAEPALLLGMAVIIRMTGQLALADGLQSFSFGLTAASSPIIILLLMAWFIVFLVENARIPFDDPNTHLELTMIHEVMALDHGGPDLAFILYGAALKMWLIGALLVNLLIPAHTGNPLLDLGMFGAGMLLLAAAVGIIESTKARLRLLRAPQLLIAACAFSILALVLVLR; encoded by the coding sequence ATGAAACTGGAAAGCGTCTGCGGATACGTTCTGGCCCTGATTGCGGCGCCGATTCTGCTCGGGGTGATAAATCGCGTCAAGGCTTTCTTCGCCGGCCGGCGGGGGCCGCCGGTTTTGCAGGCTTACCATGACCTTTTCAAGCTCCTGCGGAAAAGCGCGGTTTACAGCGGCGCCACCGGTTACGTATTCAAAGCCGGTCCGCTGGTTGGTTTGGCCGCAGTCATGCTGGCGCTGACCTTCATGCCGTTTGGAGGGATCGGCTCCATTTTTTCATTCAACGGCGATTTTCTGCTCGTGGCTTATCTCCTCGGCGTCATGCGTTTCGGCACGGTTCTTGCCGCGCTGGATACCGGCTCTAGCTTTGAAGGCATGGGCGCCAGCCGCGAAGTACAGTTTGCCGCGCTAGCCGAACCGGCGCTTTTGCTCGGCATGGCGGTGATCATCCGCATGACCGGACAGCTCGCGCTGGCCGATGGCCTGCAGTCATTCTCATTCGGCCTGACGGCGGCCTCAAGCCCGATAATCATTCTCCTGCTGATGGCCTGGTTCATAGTCTTCCTCGTTGAAAACGCCCGCATCCCTTTTGACGATCCCAACACCCATCTGGAATTGACCATGATTCATGAGGTTATGGCGCTGGACCACGGCGGCCCCGATTTGGCGTTCATCCTCTACGGAGCGGCCCTCAAGATGTGGCTGATCGGCGCTCTGCTGGTCAACCTGCTTATCCCCGCTCACACCGGCAATCCGCTCCTTGACCTGGGCATGTTCGGCGCCGGCATGTTGCTGCTGGCAGCGGCCGTCGGAATAATTGAGTCAACCAAAGCGCGCCTGCGGCTTCTGCGCGCGCCGCAGCTGCTCATCGCGGCCTGCGCCTTTTCAATTCTCGCGCTCGTTCTCGTGCTGAGGTGA
- a CDS encoding proton-conducting transporter membrane subunit, with product MNAFLAYLLLMITGGIISAFTGRRRKLSAFSGAAGLILGSLGALTVAIRPLINGRALALRPAWPLPLGSFAVEIDSLSGFFLCVIFSMTILCALYGWGYNAATGKNPGDRSAWLWLSLLAAGMALVVVARNAVLFLLAWELMSLSSFFLVAFENGREKVRRAAWTYLVATHLGTAFLLAMFVLMGAAAGSFDFAAFAAIQGKNAAFLNLLFILALIGFGTKAGFYPLHVWLPEAHPAAPSHVSALMSGVMIKTGIYAMIRFVAISGPPPAWWGWLLVLTGAVSGILGVVFALAQHDLKRLLAYHSVENIGIIALGFGLGLIGWSCGSRFIMLAGFAGSLLHVANHAIFKGLLFLSAGSVLHAVNCRNMEKMGGLLKVMPVTGAAFLAGSAAISGLPPLNGFVSEFLIYTAALLCVLHNQTGVLIPGIAVIGSLALIGGLAAACFAKACGVVFLGEPRSPEMQNAHECGLAMRLPMLILSAACLVMALAAPFLVPALCAATGNIAGIPVNPNGGAALMLKTVTFWISAASLLLIFLLLLLAILRICLFRGRSTAKTGTWDCGFAQPSPRMQYTASSFAQPITNMFRRALDIKTSGILPEEFFPGNASFSAHADDTAHRYLFAPVFRAVDRALACLRWIQEGRVQIYVLYINVILLILLLFAL from the coding sequence ATGAACGCATTTCTTGCTTATCTCCTGCTCATGATCACCGGCGGCATTATATCCGCCTTCACCGGCCGCCGCCGAAAGTTATCCGCCTTCAGCGGCGCGGCCGGCCTTATCCTCGGCTCGCTCGGCGCGTTGACCGTGGCGATACGGCCGTTGATAAACGGCCGCGCGCTGGCGCTGCGGCCGGCCTGGCCCCTGCCGCTGGGTTCGTTTGCGGTTGAGATTGACTCGCTCTCCGGCTTTTTTCTCTGTGTGATTTTTTCCATGACAATCCTTTGCGCTTTATACGGGTGGGGTTACAATGCGGCTACCGGAAAGAATCCCGGCGACCGTTCCGCCTGGCTCTGGCTCAGCCTGCTGGCGGCCGGCATGGCGCTCGTCGTGGTTGCGCGGAACGCCGTTTTATTCCTGCTGGCATGGGAGCTCATGTCGCTCTCCTCTTTTTTCCTGGTTGCCTTTGAAAACGGCCGGGAAAAAGTGCGGCGCGCCGCCTGGACCTATCTGGTGGCCACCCATCTCGGCACGGCGTTTCTGCTGGCCATGTTTGTTCTCATGGGCGCCGCCGCCGGTTCGTTTGATTTTGCCGCTTTTGCCGCAATCCAGGGTAAAAACGCCGCTTTTCTCAACTTGCTTTTCATTTTGGCGCTGATCGGATTCGGCACGAAGGCCGGGTTCTATCCCCTGCATGTCTGGCTGCCGGAAGCTCATCCCGCGGCCCCGAGCCATGTGTCGGCCTTAATGTCGGGGGTAATGATAAAAACCGGCATTTACGCCATGATCCGGTTCGTTGCCATTTCCGGGCCGCCGCCGGCCTGGTGGGGCTGGCTGCTCGTGTTAACCGGAGCGGTTTCAGGCATACTCGGCGTTGTATTCGCGCTCGCCCAGCACGATTTAAAGCGGCTGCTGGCCTATCACAGCGTTGAAAATATCGGCATCATCGCCCTGGGATTCGGACTGGGACTAATCGGCTGGAGCTGCGGCAGCCGTTTCATAATGCTGGCCGGGTTTGCCGGAAGCCTGCTGCACGTCGCCAATCACGCGATTTTCAAAGGCCTGCTTTTCCTGTCGGCCGGCTCCGTTCTGCATGCGGTCAATTGCCGCAACATGGAAAAAATGGGCGGTCTCTTGAAAGTTATGCCGGTAACCGGCGCGGCTTTTCTGGCCGGTTCCGCCGCAATATCCGGTCTGCCGCCCCTGAACGGGTTTGTCAGCGAATTTCTTATTTATACGGCGGCATTATTATGCGTCCTGCACAACCAAACCGGCGTGCTCATCCCCGGCATAGCCGTAATCGGCTCGCTGGCTTTAATCGGCGGGCTGGCGGCGGCTTGTTTTGCAAAGGCATGCGGGGTGGTCTTTCTCGGAGAACCGCGCAGCCCGGAAATGCAAAACGCTCATGAATGCGGCCTGGCCATGCGGCTGCCCATGCTCATTCTCTCCGCGGCCTGTCTGGTTATGGCTCTCGCGGCGCCGTTTCTCGTGCCGGCGCTCTGCGCGGCAACGGGAAACATCGCCGGAATACCGGTGAATCCAAACGGCGGCGCCGCGCTTATGCTGAAAACGGTTACGTTTTGGATCAGCGCGGCTTCTTTGCTGTTAATTTTCCTATTGCTTCTGCTGGCCATTTTAAGAATTTGTCTGTTTCGCGGCCGCTCAACGGCAAAGACGGGTACCTGGGACTGCGGTTTTGCGCAACCTTCCCCCCGAATGCAATACACCGCCTCGTCATTCGCCCAGCCGATTACCAATATGTTCCGCCGCGCGCTGGATATCAAAACCAGCGGCATTCTGCCCGAAGAATTTTTTCCCGGAAACGCCTCGTTCAGCGCCCATGCCGACGACACGGCGCACCGTTATTTATTCGCCCCTGTTTTCCGGGCCGTTGACCGGGCTCTGGCCTGTCTGCGCTGGATCCAGGAAGGCCGGGTTCAGATATATGTGCTTTATATCAACGTGATTCTTTTGATTTTGCTGCTTTTCGCGTTATAG